From the genome of Gracilimonas sp., one region includes:
- a CDS encoding tagaturonate reductase, whose amino-acid sequence MNRLKRDQKDHGNPLKVIQFGEGNFLRAFINWMIDILNEKNHFNGSVAIVQPIERGMVSYLKEQDGLYHHLRQGIENGKTIDEVRKIECVSSAINPFEELDTYFGLAEEEGVELVVSNTTEAGIEFDASDIPQNGDLAETFPGKLTQLLKRRYDHFNGDPEKGLAIIPCELIEKNGDKLKECILKYVDVWNLGDEFKNWIDQNCSFANTLVDRIVPGYPKEEIESIKERIGYDDNLVVKSEAFHLFVVQAPDKVKKLFPAQAAGLNVKFVEDITPFRTQKVRILNGAHTSMVQIGLLSGLETVKEAIEDEVVGEMMNRIIFDEIVPTIKIPGEDPKEFAEEIISRFKNPFIRHELMDISLNSVSKYKVRVLPTVLDYLKLKGELPKRLVFALACLIELYQKRTSELNDDEQNLEFFFKRKSASPEELVDDALSNIEMWDQDLTKVEGMKELVLEYFKNIQKHGMPKAIQQI is encoded by the coding sequence ATGAATAGATTAAAAAGAGATCAAAAGGATCACGGAAATCCTTTAAAAGTAATACAGTTTGGTGAGGGTAATTTTCTACGGGCTTTTATAAACTGGATGATCGACATCCTGAACGAAAAAAATCATTTCAATGGTAGTGTAGCTATCGTGCAACCGATCGAAAGAGGAATGGTTAGCTATCTGAAAGAACAGGATGGTTTATATCATCATTTACGACAGGGCATTGAAAATGGAAAAACAATTGATGAAGTCAGAAAGATTGAATGTGTATCGTCGGCTATAAATCCCTTTGAAGAACTTGATACTTATTTTGGCCTAGCTGAGGAAGAAGGAGTAGAGCTGGTAGTTTCGAATACAACCGAGGCGGGAATTGAGTTTGATGCCAGCGACATCCCTCAAAATGGAGACCTTGCTGAAACTTTTCCCGGTAAATTAACTCAGCTTCTGAAACGCCGCTATGATCATTTTAACGGAGATCCCGAAAAAGGTCTCGCAATAATACCTTGCGAGTTAATTGAAAAAAATGGTGACAAGCTCAAGGAATGCATTCTCAAATATGTTGATGTTTGGAATCTGGGCGACGAATTTAAGAACTGGATTGATCAAAACTGCTCGTTTGCGAATACGTTGGTCGATAGAATCGTCCCTGGTTACCCAAAAGAAGAAATAGAGTCCATAAAAGAACGTATTGGCTATGATGATAATCTGGTGGTAAAGTCGGAGGCTTTTCACCTTTTTGTAGTTCAGGCTCCGGATAAAGTAAAAAAGCTTTTCCCAGCACAAGCAGCCGGTTTAAATGTGAAGTTTGTTGAAGACATCACACCATTTAGAACCCAGAAGGTCAGAATCCTGAATGGCGCCCATACTTCGATGGTTCAGATTGGTTTGCTAAGCGGACTAGAAACCGTAAAAGAAGCCATCGAAGATGAGGTGGTTGGTGAGATGATGAACAGGATAATATTTGATGAAATCGTACCTACCATAAAAATTCCCGGTGAAGACCCTAAAGAGTTTGCAGAAGAAATCATTTCCCGGTTTAAAAATCCTTTTATACGGCATGAATTGATGGATATTTCACTGAACTCCGTTTCCAAGTATAAAGTAAGGGTCCTTCCAACAGTGTTGGATTACCTGAAGCTGAAAGGAGAACTTCCAAAGAGACTGGTATTTGCTCTTGCTTGCCTGATTGAGCTTTATCAGAAACGGACGAGCGAGCTAAATGATGATGAGCAAAACCTGGAATTCTTTTTTAAAAGAAAATCAGCGTCTCCTGAAGAGCTGGTTGATGATGCTTTGAGTAATATCGAAATGTGGGATCAGGACCTTACAAAAGTTGAAGGAATGAAAGAATTGGTCCTCGAGTACTTTAAAAACATCCAGAAGCATGGAATGCCTAAAGCAATACAACAAATTTAA
- a CDS encoding alanine racemase gives MQPFPTLFVDLDIVRSNISQMSSKAKKAGVELRPHFKTHQSKAIGEIFREFDVTGITVSSIKMAEYFLSDDWDDITIAFPANVLAHEYYNRIAKRISLKTLVLSEEVVKKLDEKLDAELGLYIEIDPDYGRSGIPVSDITRIRSLVNVIEESEHCYPAGFYCHAGHTYKSRSREEIEKKGRQVLQKLEALKSHFPKLPICYGDTPSCSTLEEFGPAEQISPGNFVFYDWMQVQIGSCSPNEIAVYMECPVIEKFADRNQVLIHGGAVHFSKDSVHIDDYQSFGEPMLKYLSEETYVKSLSQEHGIIQCSADVFDKLNIGETIQIFPIHSCLTADLMREYHTKEGQVLDHMNGIN, from the coding sequence ATGCAGCCGTTTCCTACCCTATTTGTTGACCTGGATATTGTCAGGTCTAATATCTCGCAAATGTCTTCCAAGGCAAAAAAAGCAGGAGTTGAATTACGCCCTCATTTTAAAACTCACCAATCTAAAGCTATTGGAGAAATTTTCCGGGAGTTTGATGTTACCGGCATCACAGTTTCATCCATAAAAATGGCAGAATACTTCCTAAGTGATGATTGGGATGATATAACTATTGCATTCCCTGCCAATGTGTTAGCTCATGAATATTATAATAGAATTGCAAAGAGAATATCTTTAAAAACACTTGTTCTTTCAGAAGAAGTAGTTAAGAAGCTGGATGAAAAACTGGATGCAGAACTAGGACTTTATATCGAAATTGACCCTGATTATGGAAGAAGCGGGATTCCTGTCTCTGATATAACCCGAATCCGTTCTTTAGTGAATGTCATTGAAGAATCTGAACATTGCTACCCTGCTGGATTTTATTGCCATGCAGGACATACCTACAAATCGAGATCCAGAGAGGAAATAGAGAAAAAAGGAAGACAAGTCCTGCAGAAATTGGAAGCACTTAAATCTCACTTTCCAAAATTACCCATTTGCTATGGCGACACGCCTTCCTGTAGTACATTGGAAGAGTTTGGCCCTGCTGAGCAGATAAGTCCCGGCAATTTTGTGTTCTATGACTGGATGCAGGTTCAAATTGGCTCTTGTTCTCCTAATGAAATCGCAGTGTATATGGAATGCCCGGTTATAGAAAAGTTTGCAGACCGGAACCAAGTACTAATTCATGGAGGAGCCGTCCATTTTTCTAAAGATTCCGTTCATATAGATGATTACCAGAGCTTTGGTGAACCTATGCTGAAATATCTTTCGGAAGAGACATACGTGAAGAGCCTTTCACAGGAACACGGGATTATTCAATGCAGTGCTGATGTGTTTGACAAACTGAACATAGGGGAAACCATTCAGATATTTCCTATTCACTCCTGCCTTACGGCTGATTTAATGCGTGAATATCATACCAAAGAAGGTCAGGTTCTGGACCATATGAATGGTATAAACTGA
- a CDS encoding altronate dehydratase, whose amino-acid sequence MIEAITIHENDDLAVALSDIPKGMIVSVNGEEVTVKDFIKAKHKFALKDFEPEDQMHMYNVTVGRAKYAIKKGEAITTENVSHTSDDFSIENRKQISWDKPDVSKWEDVTFDGYHREDGQVGTANYWLVFPLVFCENRNIETIKKAFNKALGFEKPDPYVSMVSKLVDRYENNQLNGSGNGLDIDIEPEQPKPTPQKRVFENIDGIRFLTHQGGCGGIRQDSETLCRLLSGYINNPNVAGATVLSLGCQNAQITMFRDALKSINPDLKKPVVILDQQATGTEEKLIKNSITKTFMELVEVNKQTRKPAPLSKLTIGLECGGSDGFSGISANPAIGYTSDLIVALGGKAILSEFPELCGVEQELINRMETDEMAEKFVDIMRRFEQSAIDAGSGFDMNPSPGNIKDGLITDAMKSAGAAKKGGTSRIQDVLDYTEYAHKPGLNLLCTPGNDVESTTGLAGSGANVILFTTGLGTPTGNPIAPVLKLSSNSALAKKMPDIIDIDTGPVIKGEKTIEQMGAEILDYIIEIASGKKTAKSMDLEQYDFIPWKRGVSL is encoded by the coding sequence ATGATTGAAGCAATAACCATTCATGAAAATGACGATCTGGCTGTTGCCCTTTCTGATATTCCAAAAGGAATGATAGTCTCTGTAAATGGGGAAGAGGTAACAGTTAAAGACTTTATCAAAGCCAAGCATAAATTTGCTTTGAAGGATTTTGAGCCCGAAGACCAGATGCATATGTATAATGTAACTGTAGGTCGGGCAAAGTATGCTATTAAAAAAGGCGAGGCTATTACTACTGAAAATGTATCTCATACATCAGATGATTTTAGTATCGAAAACCGGAAACAAATTTCGTGGGATAAACCCGATGTTTCTAAATGGGAGGATGTGACCTTTGACGGCTACCACAGGGAAGATGGTCAGGTTGGTACGGCTAACTACTGGCTGGTTTTCCCATTGGTTTTTTGTGAGAACCGAAATATTGAAACCATAAAAAAAGCATTTAATAAAGCACTCGGCTTTGAAAAACCTGATCCATACGTAAGCATGGTTAGCAAGCTGGTGGATCGCTATGAGAATAATCAGCTTAATGGTAGTGGAAACGGCCTGGATATTGATATTGAACCGGAGCAGCCAAAGCCAACTCCTCAAAAAAGAGTATTCGAGAATATCGATGGAATCAGGTTTTTAACTCATCAGGGAGGCTGTGGAGGAATACGCCAAGATTCAGAAACTTTGTGCAGACTGTTATCCGGATATATAAACAATCCAAATGTAGCTGGTGCTACAGTATTGAGTCTGGGATGCCAGAACGCTCAAATTACCATGTTCAGGGATGCCTTGAAATCAATTAATCCTGATCTGAAAAAACCTGTTGTTATACTAGACCAACAGGCTACCGGAACCGAAGAAAAGCTCATAAAGAATTCAATTACGAAAACCTTTATGGAACTGGTGGAAGTCAATAAACAAACACGGAAGCCGGCTCCATTAAGTAAACTCACCATAGGTTTGGAATGTGGTGGTTCCGATGGATTCTCTGGAATTTCCGCAAACCCAGCCATTGGATACACCAGTGATTTAATTGTAGCGCTGGGAGGTAAGGCTATTTTATCTGAATTTCCTGAACTATGTGGCGTTGAGCAAGAGCTCATAAACCGAATGGAGACCGACGAGATGGCGGAAAAGTTCGTCGACATTATGAGAAGATTTGAGCAATCTGCAATAGATGCCGGCTCGGGTTTTGATATGAACCCTTCTCCAGGCAACATTAAAGATGGTTTAATAACGGATGCCATGAAATCGGCCGGAGCGGCTAAAAAAGGCGGAACATCCAGGATTCAGGATGTACTTGATTATACCGAATACGCTCATAAACCGGGTTTAAACCTGCTTTGTACACCTGGAAATGATGTTGAGTCTACTACCGGACTCGCTGGTTCTGGCGCCAATGTAATCTTGTTTACAACCGGGCTTGGAACACCAACCGGAAATCCTATTGCTCCTGTATTGAAATTATCTTCTAACTCAGCTTTAGCCAAAAAAATGCCGGATATCATAGATATTGATACAGGCCCGGTTATAAAGGGTGAAAAAACCATTGAACAGATGGGAGCTGAGATACTGGACTATATTATCGAGATTGCAAGTGGTAAAAAAACTGCTAAATCTATGGATCTCGAACAATATGATTTCATACCATGGAAAAGAGGCGTTTCTCTTTAA
- a CDS encoding cupin domain-containing protein, whose translation MKITLTLLLILLNFPLLAQENQQSFTIENAVSEFNLEEIDSTGVGYQFWFVDKKFLDGRTLKMSVVEPHKATHEPHSHEEDEFFFVLEGTAEFYLNGETTVVKPYASFYCPPNSMHGIRNVGDTELKYLVIKKYLNVD comes from the coding sequence ATGAAAATCACACTAACGCTTTTATTAATACTGCTAAATTTTCCCTTGCTGGCTCAGGAAAATCAACAATCATTCACCATAGAAAATGCGGTGTCTGAATTCAATCTGGAAGAAATAGATTCTACCGGGGTTGGATATCAGTTCTGGTTTGTAGATAAAAAATTCCTGGATGGCCGTACACTTAAAATGAGTGTGGTGGAACCTCATAAAGCAACCCATGAGCCTCATTCACACGAGGAAGATGAATTCTTTTTTGTTTTGGAAGGAACTGCTGAGTTTTACCTCAATGGGGAAACAACCGTTGTGAAACCCTATGCCAGTTTTTACTGCCCACCCAACAGCATGCACGGTATTCGTAACGTTGGAGACACAGAACTTAAGTACCTGGTCATTAAAAAATATCTCAACGTGGATTAA
- a CDS encoding VOC family protein — MQNPFLHGVGGVLSADIAVPEHERELRFYSKVLTTGSTPLWQDDLTNNQGTPVIGLGARSPEYEALPLQWMPHIQVSDVAASADRTLELGGQELIHAKGDDGQSQWAVLVDPCGAAFGVVPAAADDPDSSSRSVRIGCISWLSLVVSDVSSMCEFYEQVVGWSATPADTEGGFEMRRPDGIAAAEICPKNNDNERIPSVWILSLPVGDFSESLRHVRDGGGEIVKEETEAGHAVIRDPVGVYIALQEGN; from the coding sequence ATGCAAAATCCATTCTTACACGGTGTTGGGGGAGTACTAAGCGCAGATATAGCAGTACCGGAGCATGAGCGGGAACTACGTTTCTACTCAAAGGTTCTGACGACCGGTTCGACTCCGCTGTGGCAGGACGATTTAACCAACAACCAAGGCACGCCGGTGATAGGATTGGGGGCACGTTCACCTGAATACGAAGCCCTGCCACTGCAATGGATGCCGCACATACAGGTTTCCGATGTAGCAGCCAGTGCGGATCGTACACTCGAACTCGGAGGGCAGGAGCTGATTCATGCCAAAGGCGATGACGGGCAGAGTCAGTGGGCCGTTTTGGTTGACCCCTGTGGAGCGGCATTCGGGGTAGTCCCCGCTGCTGCTGACGATCCGGACAGTTCAAGTCGTTCCGTCCGTATCGGTTGCATATCCTGGCTTTCACTTGTGGTCTCAGACGTTTCGTCGATGTGTGAATTCTACGAGCAGGTCGTTGGTTGGTCAGCGACCCCGGCCGACACAGAAGGTGGATTTGAAATGCGGAGACCGGATGGTATTGCCGCGGCAGAAATCTGTCCTAAGAATAACGACAACGAGCGTATTCCTTCCGTCTGGATACTTAGTTTGCCGGTCGGTGACTTCAGCGAGAGCCTTCGTCATGTTCGTGATGGCGGCGGTGAAATCGTTAAGGAAGAGACGGAGGCCGGACACGCCGTAATCAGGGATCCCGTTGGTGTCTATATAGCCTTGCAGGAAGGGAATTGA
- a CDS encoding NAD(P)-binding oxidoreductase: MSKALVLGASGATGRLLVKLLLDKGVQVIALVRNAGSLANIIDSNGQLDIVEAEISTIPDQELAKLLAGCTSVFSCLGHNISFKGIYGHPRRLVTDAVAKVARAVELVQTDHPIKMVLMNTTGNSNRDIPEKPPFSQRLVVALLRLILPPHVDNEQAADFLRVQIGQDNHKLEWVVVRPDGLIDEEQVSDYKIYASPIRNPIFDAGKTSRVNVADFMSELVLDSDLWEKWKGKMPVIYNI, from the coding sequence ATGAGTAAAGCATTAGTCTTAGGCGCCAGCGGGGCCACCGGTCGGTTATTGGTGAAATTGTTGCTGGACAAAGGGGTACAGGTAATCGCTTTAGTCCGGAATGCGGGATCTCTCGCTAATATCATAGATTCCAATGGGCAATTAGATATTGTGGAAGCGGAAATATCAACCATACCGGATCAGGAGTTAGCGAAATTACTTGCCGGGTGCACTTCTGTATTTTCGTGCCTGGGCCATAATATAAGCTTCAAGGGTATATATGGACATCCCCGTCGGTTAGTGACCGATGCGGTTGCTAAAGTGGCCAGAGCTGTGGAGCTGGTTCAGACAGATCACCCGATCAAAATGGTTTTGATGAACACCACCGGCAACAGCAATCGGGATATACCGGAAAAGCCACCGTTTTCTCAAAGACTGGTTGTTGCCTTATTGCGGCTCATTCTGCCACCTCATGTGGATAATGAACAGGCAGCAGATTTCCTTCGAGTCCAGATTGGTCAGGATAACCATAAGCTGGAGTGGGTGGTAGTACGTCCCGATGGCCTGATTGATGAAGAGCAAGTCAGTGACTATAAGATCTATGCCTCGCCAATAAGAAATCCTATTTTTGATGCTGGAAAAACCAGTCGCGTCAATGTTGCTGATTTTATGTCTGAGCTGGTTTTAGATTCTGATCTTTGGGAAAAATGGAAAGGGAAAATGCCCGTCATTTATAATATATAA